The Lycium ferocissimum isolate CSIRO_LF1 chromosome 10, AGI_CSIRO_Lferr_CH_V1, whole genome shotgun sequence genome window below encodes:
- the LOC132033737 gene encoding probable carbohydrate esterase At4g34215: MIPFLWLILLTHIRWVNPADLANVQTSQVQTIFILAGQSNMSGRGGVINHGQNGIVNETWDGVIPPECQSNPNILRLSAGLTWVEAQEPLHQDIDLGKVCGVGPGMSFANSVLKRDPSIGVIGLVPCAIGGTNISEWARGGVLYNHMIRRTEAALQGGGKLQALLWYQGESDTQTLEDAKLYKFRLKRLFKNVLRDLQSPTLPVIQVALASSLGPYREQVRKAQLGINFPNVRTVDAKGLPVGMDNVHITTIAQVHLGQMLADAFLQTQTTQAVLLPIQTVTSNAPKSCSNFVLDLLLSPFR, from the exons atgaTTCCCTTTCTTTGGTTAATACTTCTAACACACATTAGATGGGTGAATCCAGCAGATCTAGCAAATGTTCAAACTTCACAGGTCCAAACCATATTCATATTAGCCGGACAAAGCAACATGTCTGGCCGAGGTGGTGTCATTAACCATGGGCAAAATGGCATAGTTAATGAAACATGGGATGGTGTAATCCCACCAGAGTGTCAATCCAATCCAAACATCCTCAGACTCAGTGCAGGACTTACATGGGTTGAAGCTCAAGAACCACTTCACCAAGACATAGATTTGGGTAAAGTTTGTGGGGTTGGACCAGGAATGTCATTTGCCAATTCAGTTCTTAAAAGAGATCCAAGTATTGGAGTTATTGGTTTGGTCCCTTGTGCTATTGGAGGAACAAATATTAGTGAATGGGCTCGTGGGGGTGTTTTGTATAATCATATGATAAGGAGAACAGAGGCTGCTTTGCAAGGAGGTGGGAAACTTCAAGCTTTGCTGTGGTACCAAGGTGAGAGTGATactcagactcttgaggatgcCAAATTGTACAAATTTAGATTGAAGAGATTATTCAAGAATGTGCTCCGTGATCTACAGTCACCTACATTGCCTGTGATTCag GTGGCATTGGCATCATCTCTAGGACCTTATAGGGAGCAGGTTAGAAAAGCTCAACTGggtattaattttccaaatgtAAGAACTGTTGATGCCAAAGGGCTTCCAGTGGGGATGGATAATGTGCACATTACAACAATAGCACAAGTCCATCTTGGACAGATGTTAGCTGATGCCTTTCTTCAAACTCAAACCACCCAGGCTGTTCTTCTCCCTATTCAGACAGTGACTAGCAATGCCCCCAAAAGTTGCTCAAATTTTGTTTTAGATCTTCTACTTAGTCCATTTAGATAA